One Helianthus annuus cultivar XRQ/B chromosome 12, HanXRQr2.0-SUNRISE, whole genome shotgun sequence genomic region harbors:
- the LOC110867134 gene encoding uncharacterized protein LOC110867134: MRCHFKKAIRCDSLIRTITGKDGMPKEWDKLMEAAKIVAQTEESLAENKNYYSEDRFSKGNTHDHNKRNKYKGNDGKSGRSRGHDERPRYREDARDTIDRIGYRKAVRDDNREKQWILLIKTPKEVLMTENHDFKAPRPVTNKKGQDPNLCCDFHKDTGHLTDDCYSLRQEIEKALKSGKLSHLVKNVRKETRQLQRHDEGSNKKVRRLETHMVNGPRYNAKEKGKRPYEPSWQEQQVIFPVVRGGPRTTRLVVITGIIGHYETEYVFIDPGSTTDIIYEQCFNQFDEDDKARLEPVDYPLSGFCNEMVFPLGQIIFPVTLSDGKHSRTTNVKFMVMPVKSRHDVLIGRETQGELNMVTSTPHSAIGFPTKTGVAIIYAKKEVMSTEELRPTKAVKVSTTEPEKWVLNRKYPEQTVTIGHAISSDIRTHLKQLLFRNMDIFAWTPADMTGVPRDITEHCLNTYPSVEPKVQRRRSLGADKTKAMNEQVCELLKAGILREVRYQSWVANPVMVEKSSGGWRMCVDYTDLNKACPKDCYSLPEIDKKIDSLAPYRWKCFLDCYKGYHQVQMKLEDEDKTAFRTDLGIFCYTKMPFGLKNAGATYQRLMDKTFAGDIGKHIEVYIDDLVVKSPEEDQMLKDIEKTFNSLRSVNMKLNPAKCSFGMEEGKFLGFIVTNGGFKVNPEKVQAIERMPSPKTIKEMQRLAGRLAALNRFLSNHAAKSYPFISTLRNCVKKQEFKWTHEAESAFQQMKECLIELPMLTAPFEKEPLILYLSSSDKTVGSVLLVERNGVQTPIYYVSRMLTDPETRYSMMEKLVLALLHASRRQRRYFTGHVITILTDFHIGTILQKPETSGRLAKWAIELGGHNILYRPRPAIKGQVLANFITEVPADKVKDCEIVEAPTKDTSDGLWFLYTDGASNEDDSGAGLRLVSPEKHEFTYAIRLDFKNTDNEAEYEAFLAGLRLAIKMGAINLQAHVDSLLIASQVNGFYDAKGDVMALYLDQAKELLQKFTTYRVVHINRSENKQADALSKLASTSFQHLAKEVRIEVLKNPSVLLRQVNVIEIGQPSWMIPIIYYLQEGILPENKAEARKIQHKALHYEMNDGILYRRSFLGPLLRCVDPQDANYLIREIHEGICGIHAGPRMVVAKIMNAGYYWPGMHVDALKELRKCDSYAPGAVKFIIVAVDYFTKWVEAKALASTTSMMVRKFIWEHIIIWSSTQNRHRQRYQFCLGGSSKVDEGNEDRTYLLIRCAPSGQRSSGKRKQKHRGGDKSPTGHEKKRLVDELPSILWAHQTMPKTSTGETPFSLVYGSEAVIPAEVGLPSPRLTAVNTVDNEAERRLDLDLLEERREIARIKEAKYKTQLERYYNARVRICTFTPGEYVFRENEAPNAERPGKLAPKWEGPYLVHEVLGKGAYKLRTLDGHIIPRT, from the exons atgcgctgcCATTTCAAGAAAGCCATTCGCTGTGATAGTCTCATCAGAACTATCACCGGCAAAGACGGAATGCCCAAAGAATGGGATAAACTCATGGAAGCCGCAAAGATAGTCGCGCAAACTGAGGAATCACTCGCTGAAAACAAGAATTATTATTCTGAAGACCGATTTTCCAAAGGGAACACGCACGATCACAACAAGCGCAACAAGTACAAAGGTAATGATGGGAAATCTGGAAGGTCAAGGGGCCATGACGAAAGGCCGCGCTATAGAGAGGATGCGCGCGACACAATTGATAGAATCGGTTACCGAAAAGCAGTCAGGGATGATAACCGAGAGAAGCAGTGGATTCTGCTTATAAAAACACCAAAAGAGGTGTTAATGACGGAGAATCATGATTTCAAGGCTCCCAGGCCTGTGACAAACAAGAAGGGGCAGGACCCCAACCTGTGCTGTGACTTCCACAAAGATACAGGACACCTGACAGATGATTGCTATAGTCTACGTCAAGAGATTGAGAAAGCGCTAAAAAGCGGGAAGCTAAGTCACTTGGTGAAAAACGTGCGAAAAGAAACTCGACAACTTCAACGCCATGATGAAGGGAGTAACAAGAAGGTCCGGCGCCTAGAAACCCATatggtcaacggaccaagatACAATGCAAAAGAGAAAGGCAAGCGCCCTTATGAACCCTCATGGCAAGAGCAACAGGTCATTTTCCCGGTAGTGCGCGGCGGCCCTCGCACCACTCGACTCGTCGTCATTACCGGTATTATCGGCCATTACGAAACGGAGTATGTCTTCATTGACCCAGGGAGTACAACCGATATCATCTACGAACAGTGTTTCAACCAGTTTGACGAAGATGACAAAGCAAGACTCGAGCCAGTCGATTATCCGTTGTCTGGATTTTGCAACGAAATGGTTTTCCCATTAGGCCAAATCATCTTCCCCgtcacgctctctgacgggaagcattcaagaacaacaaacgTAAAGTTCATGGTAATGCCTGTCAAATCGAGGCACGACGTGTTGATTGGGAGAGAAACCCAAGGCGAGCTAAACATGGTGACTTCCACCCCACACTCAGCGATAGGGTTTCCAACCAAGACGGGGGTGGCGATCATCTATGCCAAAAAAGAAGTAATGTCAACAGAAGAGTTGCGCCCAACAAAAGCGGTGAAGGTTTCGACAACTGAGCCAGAGAAGTGGGTGTTAAACCGTAAGTACCCAGAGCAAACGGTAACAATAGGCCACGCCATTTCGTCTGATATCAGAACGCATCTGAAGCAACTACTGTTCAGGAATATGGATATCTTCGCCTGgaccccggcagacatgaccggtgtcccgcgcgaCATTACCGAGCATTGCCTGAACACCTACCCCTCTGTTGAGCCGAAGGTCCAAAGAAGACGCAGCTTAGGGGCTGACAAAACGAAAGCAATGAACGAGCAAGTATGTGAACTTCTCAAAGCTGGAATCTTGCGAGAGGTACGTTATCAAAGTTGGGTCGCGAACCCGGTAATGGTGGAAAAGTCGAGCGGAGGATGGCGAATGTGCGTCGATTAtactgatctcaacaaggcatgccctAAAGACTGCTATTCTttgcctgagatcgataaaaaaatAGACTCCCTCGCGCCATACAGATGGAAATGCTTCTTGGATTGTTACAAGGGGTATCATCAGGTTCAGATGAAGCTTGAAGACGAAgacaagacagctttcagaaccgATCTCGGGATCTTCTGTTATACAAAGATGCCATTCGGTCTAAAAAACGCTGGCGCCACGTACCAACGCCtgatggacaagaccttcgcTGGGGATATTGGGAAGCACATTGAGGTTTACATCGATGACCTGGTAGTAAAAAGTCCTgaagaggaccaaatgttgaaagacATTGAGAAAACCTTCAACTCGCTGAGAAGCGTGAACATGAAATTAAATCCAGCCAAATGTTCCTTTGGTATGGAAGAGGGGAAATTCTTGGGCTTCATAGTCACCAATGGAGGATTTAAAGTGAACCCAGAAAAGGTCCAGGCAATAGAGCGCATGCCTTCACCCAAAACAATCAAGGAGATGCAAAGGTTAGCCGGCCGCCTAGCCGCGCTTAACCGCTTTCTGTCaaatcacgccgcaaagtcgtaCCCTTTCATAAGTACCTTGCGCAACTGTGTAAAAAAGCAAGAGTTCAAGTGGACGCACGAAGCAGAAAGCGCTTTTCagcaaatgaaggagtgtttgatcgAACTCCCAATGTTGACCGCACCGTTCGAAAAGGAGCCGCTCATCTTGTACTTGTCCTCATCAGACAAGACAGTGGGTTCGGTATTGCTTGTAGAAAGAAACGGGGTTCAAACTCCAATCTACTATGTCAGTAGAATGCTCACAGATCCAGAGACAAGATATTCAATGATGGAGAAACTGGTGCTAGCGCTGCTCCATGCCTCTAGAAGGCAgcgccgatacttcacaggccaCGTCATCACAAtactgaccgatttccacattgGGACGATATTACAAAAACCGGAGACATCCGGGCGATTAGCGAAGTGGGCGATCGAACTGGGGGGCCACAACATTTTGTataggccgcgcccagccatcaAGGGTCAAGTCCTCGCAAACTTTATCACAGAAGTCCCAGCGGATAAGGTCAAAGATTGTGAAATCGTCGAAGCTCCCACAAAAGATACGTCAGATGGGCTATGGTTCCTATACACGGATGGTGCCTCAAACGAGGACGACTCAGGAGCCGGATTGCGCCTGGTGAGCCCAGAAAAGCATGAATTTACATACGCTATCAGGTTGGATTTTAAAAATACCGACAATGAAGCAGAGTACGAGGCATTTCTGGCAGGCTTGCGCCTCGCCATTAAAATGGGAGCTATAAATCTACAAGCGCACGTTGATTCACTTTTAATCGCCAGCCAAGTAAACGGATTCTATGATGCAAAAGGCGACGTTATGGCCTTATATCTGGATCAAGCAAAAGAGCTGTTGCAGAAGTTCACGACATACAGGGTCGTACACATCAATCGCTCTGAAAACAAACAGGCAGACGCCTTAAGCAAGCTCGCGTCAACTTCCTTTCAGCACCTTGCAAAGGAGGTAAGGATTGAAGTGCTCAAAAATCCATCAGTCCTGCTGCGCCAGGTGAACGTGATCGAAATAGGGCAGCCATCCTGGATGATCCCTATAATCTACTATCTACAGGAAGGGATACTCCCAGAGAACAAGGCAGAGGCAAGGAAAATCCAGCACAAAGCCCTGCATTATGAAATGAATGATGGTATTCTGTATCGGAGGTCCTTCTTGGGTCCCTTATTGCGCTGCGTAGACCCCCAAGACGCGAATTACTTAATCAGAGAAATCCATGAGGGGATCTGTGGTATCCATGCGGGACCACGCATGGTTGTGGCGAAGATCATGAACGCCGGATATTATtggccagggatgcatgtcgACGCCCTGAAAGAGCTGCGCAAATGCGACTCCT ATGCCCCTGGAGCTGTAAAGTTTATAATCGTGGCTGTCgattatttcaccaaatgggtggaagcCAAAGCCCTCGCATCAACCACTTCCATGATGGTGCGCAAGTTTATCTGGGAGCACATCATTATTTGGTCTTCCACTCAAAATCGTCACAGACAACGGTACCAATTTTGCCTCGGAGGATCTTCAAAAGtggatgaaggaaatgaagatagAACATACCTTCTCATCCGTTGCGCACCCTCAGGGCAACGGTCAAGTGGAAAGCGTAAACAAAAGCATCGTGGAGGGGATAAAAGCCCGACTGGGCACGAAAAGAAGAGGCTGgtagatgagctcccaagcatcctaTGGGCTCATCAAACCATGCCGAAGACAAGCACCGGCGAAACTCCTTTCAGCCTAGTATACGGCTCGGAAGCAGTTATCCCGGCAGAAGTTGGTCTCCCCTCACCGCGATTGACAGCAGTCAACACGGTTGATAATGAAGCAGAACGCCGTCTCGATCTGGATCTCTTAGAAGAAAGACGCGAGATCGCGCGTATTAAAGAGGCGAAATACAAGACAcaactggaaaggtactacaatgcgagagtccgcatttgtaccttcactccAGGAGAATACGTTTTCCGTGAAAACGAAGCTCCGAACGCCGAACGCCCTGGGAAGctagcacccaaatgggaaggcccatacttggTCCATGAAGTGCTAGGAAAAGGGGCATACAAATTGCGAACGTTGGATGGACATATCATCCCGCGCACATGA
- the LOC110869079 gene encoding protein LYK5, with amino-acid sequence MLRWLPSVLLLLLFIHRSHSQQTYVDNRQLDCNNNYTTASGYTCNGPTSCLSYVTFRSQPPLYNTPTTIATLLNSNPTTITTLNNFSSTSATIPTNTVVVVPISNCSCSGGWYQHNASYVLRGTNETYFSVANNTYEGLTTCQAMIAQNPFNFRSLAVGNNVTVPIRCACPTPNQTAAGIRYLLTYLITWGDTYEYMSNLFDGVNVQSILDANELNATHIIFPFTPILIPLTTTPSRINTTATPAPPPAPPVIPVAPSSGGGGSSSKWVFVGVGIGVGLLLIVTLSGVIVWCFRRRKIQEGENGLPLTKHSPATALIPPGRSNSWSISSEGVRIAVGSLTVYKYEDLQKATGDFSEENRVKGSVYRGIFNGDSAAVKVMKGDVSGEINILKQINHSNIIRLSGFCLHQGNTYLVYEFADNSSLSDWLHSTTKNTKYESVLEWKQRVQIAHDIADALNYLHNFITPPYIHKNLKCSNVLLDVHMRAKITNFGLARSVEETDDGELQLTRHVVGTFGYMPPEYIENGLITPKMDVFALGVLISELLSGKEAATRSPDGGDEKDVAELQEGLLSEMVKEVVRGGDDVREKLAGFMDSRLSGEYPVELAYSMAEIAGKCVAVDLNDRPSISEVFATLSKILSSSLDWDPSDELEHSRSLSHGR; translated from the exons ATGTTACGGTGGTTACCGTCGGTGCTCTTATTATTGTTATTCATCCACCGCTCCCACTCCCAACAAACCTACGTCGACAACCGACAACTCGACTGCAACAACAACTACACCACCGCCTCCGGCTACACCTGCAACGGCCCCACCTCCTGCCTCTCCTACGTAACTTTCCGATCACAACCACCTCTCTACAACACccccaccaccatcgccaccctCCTCAACTCTaaccccaccaccatcacaaccctcAACAACTTCTcctccacctccgccaccatcCCCACCAACACCGTCGTAGTTGTTCCGATCAGCAATTGTTCTTGCTCTGGTGGGTGGTATCAGCATAACGCAAGTTATGTGCTTAGAGGGACTAATGAGACTTACTTTTCTGTTGCGAATAATACTTATGAGGGGCTTACTACTTGTCAGGCTATGATTGCTCAGAATCCGTTTAATTTTCGGAGTTTGGCTGTTGGGAATAATGTTACTGTTCCGATTAGATGTGCTTGTCCGACGCCCAACCAAACGGCCGCCGGAATTAG GTATCTGCTTACATACCTCATCACATGGGGCGACACATATGAATATATGTCCAATCTTTTTGATGGTGTTAATGTTCAGAGTATTTTAGATGCTAATGAGCTCAATGCAACGCATATAATCTTCCCCTTTACGCCGATTTTGATCCCGCTTACAACGACACCATCAAGAATCAACACTACTGCAACTCCAGCACCGCCTCCTGCTCCACCAGTGATTCCGGTGGCGCCTAGCAGCGGTGGTGGTGGTTCGTCCAGCAAGTGGGTTTTTGTCGGTGTCGGAATTGGTGTCGGTTTGCTCCTGATTGTTACCCTGTCTGGAGTTATTGTTTGGTGCTTTAGAAGAAGGAAGATTCAGGAGGGGGAGAATGGTCTCCCTCTGACGAAGCACTCTCCGGCCACCGCTTTAATCCCGCCTGGGAGGAGTAATTCATGGTCGATTTCATCGGAAGGGGTTCGGATTGCGGTTGGGTCATTGACGGTTTATAAGTATGAGGATCTGCAAAAGGCTACCGGAGATTTTTCGGAAGAAAACAGAGTGAAAGGATCTGTATACAG GGGAATTTTCAATGGGGATTCTGCAGCGGTGAAGGTTATGAAAGGGGATGTTTCCGGCGAGATCAACATACTTAAACAGATCAATCACTCCAACATAATCAGACTATCTGGATTCTGCTTGCATCAAGGAAACACCTATCTGGTTTACGAGTTCGCTGACAACAGTTCGCTCAGCGACTGGCTGCACTCGACCACCAAGAACACCAAATATGAATCGGTTTTGGAATGGAAACAACGAGTTCAAATTGCACATGATATAGCTGATGCATTGAATTACCTACACAATTTCATCACTCCACCATACATTCACAAGAATTTAAAGTGCAGTAATGTGTTGCTAGACGTGCATATGCGAGCGAAAATAACAAACTTCGGGCTCGCTAGAAGCGTGGAGGAAACCGACGATGGAGAGCTTCAGTTGACTAGACATGTTGTAGGGACATTCGGTTACATGCCACCAGAATACATCGAGAACGGCTTGATCACACCTAAAATGGATGTATTTGCTTTAGGGGTACTGATTTCCGAGCTACTGTCCGGAAAAGAAGCCGCCACACGATCACCTGACGGTGGTGATGAGAAGGATGTGGCGGAGTTACAAGAGGGGCTGCTGTCAGAGATGGTAAAAGAGGTGGTTCGAGGGGGGGATGACGTGAGGGAGAAGTTGGCCGGGTTTATGGACAGTAGGCTAAGCGGCGAATATCCGGTGGAACTGGCCTATTCGATGGCGGAGATTGCTGGTAAATGTGTGGCGGTTGACCTAAACGACCGCCCTTCTATTTCGGAGGTGTTTGCGACACTGTCTAAGATATTGTCTTCTTCATTAGACTGGGATCCGTCTGATGAACTTGAACACTCAAGGTCTCTTAGTCATGGCAGATAA
- the LOC110869080 gene encoding uncharacterized protein LOC110869080, with protein MLRVNCDSTPPVSPLSSRHSSFQGCSWNNGQIIKDDHGVLDMAPRASYNLNPDAKLGKIFLDQSSVWSESEMTPCSTSLSSNTSNCTPNSKSSMELVKEITSLEMEILHLERYLLSLYRTAFQPHVHGVQTKKSSSEYKIESQLQTVADQSIFKVNSDAWSSGHHSQLSTPREGFSGLNRQISSSVSNSSSRKERKTVRCSLGDHFGASCADDAILDGPDKLSEDIIRCISLIYCKLGDQNQAQSGPLVSSASSLSSSGTNCTRNLSDTWSPYCNEEPAWDSKHDNLKEERRPDADIIEVLKINVDDDKFNYASRMLKKYRTLVKKLETVDPGKMKREQKLAFWINIHNALVMHAYLAYGTHNNTKSNSILKATYNIGGHSINAYIIQISILGIKSHFRSPWLQSLLSPGRKLKMEPNKHMYAIEYPEPLVHFALSLGSFSDPAVRVYNAKTIFQDLRLAKEEFIRSTVYVNKETRIYLPKILYFFAKDMAMSMASLLEIVNACLPESQQKLMKTSIKGKPEKCVYWLSQSCIFRYAIHRETVHGGHHL; from the exons ATGCTTAGAGTTAACTGTGATTCCACTCCACCTGTTTCTCCTCTCTCCTCTCGCCACTCCAGTTTTCAGGG TTGTTCTTGGAATAATGGGCAGATTATAAAAGATGATCATGGTGTGTTAGATATGGCACCAAGAGCTTCCTATAATTTAAACCCT GATGCAAAACTAGGGAAGATATTTCTTGATCAATCTTCAGTTTGGTCAGAGTCAGAGATGACACCATGTTCTACTTCACTTTCTTCCAATACTTCAAATTGCACACCGAATTCGAAG TCATCGATGGAATTGGTGAAGGAAATCACCTCTCTCGAAATGGAAATACTTCATTTGGAACGGTATCTACTTTCGCTATACCGCACAGCGTTTCAGCCGCATGTTCATGGTGTACAAACCAAGAAGTCCTCTTCAGAATATAAGATAGAATCACAACTGCAAACTGTTGCTGATCAGTCAATCTTTAAAGTCAACTCTGATGCTTGGTCAAGTGGTCATCATAGTCAACTTTCGACTCCTCGTGAGGGATTTTCGGGTTTAAATCGTCAAATTAGTTCTTCGGTCTCAAATTCATCATCTAGAAAA GAGAGAAAAACGGTCCGTTGTAGTCTCGGGGATCACTTTGGAGCCTCTTGTGCTGATGATGCAATTCTCGACGGTCCAGATAAACTTTCGGAAGACATAATCAGATGCATCTCTTTGATCTACTGCAAGCTCGGGGACCAAAATCAAGCGCAATCTGGACCGTTGGTTTCATCTGCTTCGTCTCTGTCTTCATCGGGTACAAATTGTACCCGAAATCTTTCTGATACATGGAGTCCTTATTGCAACGAGGAACCCGCGTGGGACAGTAAACATGACAACTTAAAAGAGGAAAGACGGCCGGATGCTGATATtattgaagttttgaaaataaatGTTGATGATGATAAGTTCAATTATGCTTCAAGGATGCTAAAAAAATACAG AACATTGGTAAAGAAACTTGAGACGGTTGACCCTGGGAAAATGAAGCGCGAACAAAAGCTTGCGTTTTGGATCAACATTCATAATGCTTTGGTCATGCAT GCTTATTTAGCATATGGGACACATAACAACACAAAAAGTAATTCGATTTTAAAG GCGACTTATAACATCGGGGGACACTCCATCAACGCATATATTATACAGATCTCTATATTAGGAATCAAATCACACTTTAGATCACCG TGGCTACAGTCATTGTTATCTCCCGGTAGGAAGTTGAAGATGGAGCCTAATAAACATATGTATGCCATCGAATACCCGGAGCCACTTGTCCATTTTGCCCTTTCTTTAGGGTCATTTTCAGACCCCGCG GTTCGGGTCTACAACGCAAAGACTATTTTTCAGGATCTAAGGCTTGCAAAAGAAGAGTTTATACGATCAACGGTTTATGTGAACAAAGAAACAAGAATATACCTACCCAAAATTTTATACTTTTTTGCAAAAGATATGGCAATGAGTATGGCAAGCCTTTTAGAAATAGTCAACGCATGCTTACCCGAAAGTCAACAGAAATTGATGAAAACGAGCATCAAAGGTAAACCTGAAAAATGCGTCTACTGGTTGTCCCAAAGTTGTATATTTCGATACGCGATTCATCGAGAGACAGTTCATGGGGGACATCATCTGTAA